A genomic segment from Xyrauchen texanus isolate HMW12.3.18 chromosome 21, RBS_HiC_50CHRs, whole genome shotgun sequence encodes:
- the LOC127661187 gene encoding CD9 antigen-like isoform X1 → MAALTGGEMCVKYLMFVFNFIFWIAGTGVLAVGLWLRFDPKTKSLFEGENSPYVFYTGVYILIAAGALMMVVGFFGCCGAIQESPCMLGLFFFFLLVIFAVEVAAGIWGFSNQSKVIEDITAFYRETYESYKNNKQDALKETLRLIQHGLNCCGPSGSIQDAPEETCPKKEGLDVLITKSCPDAIDEVFNSKLHIIGGVGIGIGMIMIFGMIFSMMLCCAIRKTREIV, encoded by the exons ATGGCGGCGTTAACCGGAGGAGAGATGTGCGTCAAGTACTTGATGTTCGTCTTCAATTTCATCTtttgg ATTGCAGGTACAGGTGTCTTGGCTGTTGGACTTTGGCTGAGGTTTGACCCCAAGACTAAAAGCTTGTTTGAAGGAGAGAACTCGCCGTATGTCTTCTACACAG gCGTGTACATCCTCATTGCGGCTGGTGCTCTGATGATGGTCGTGGGGTTTTTCGGCTGCTGTGGTGCCATCCAGGAGTCTCCTTGCATGCTAGGATTG TTCTTCTTCTTTCTGTTGGTCATATTTGCTGTTGAAGTAGCTGCTGGAATTTGGGGCTTTTCCAACCAGTCCAAG GTTATTGAAGATATAACTGCTTTCTACCGGGAAACATATGAAAgctacaaaaacaacaaacaagatgCTCTGAAAGAGACACTCCGTCTCATCCAGCATGGA CTTAACTGTTGTGGCCCGTCAGGAAGCATCCAGGACGCTCCCGAAGAGACCTGCCCCAAAAAGGAGGGGCTTGATGTGCTCATTACAAAG agCTGCCCTGATGCCATTGATGAAGTCTTCAACTCCAAACTACATATTATTGGAGGTGTTGGAATTGGTATTGGAATGATCATG ATCTTCGGCATGATCTTCAGCATGATGCTTTGCTGTGCCATCCGGAAAACCCGGGAGATTGTGTGA
- the LOC127661187 gene encoding CD9 antigen-like isoform X2 gives MGVDGCSKGVKYLMFLFNFLFWIAGTGVLAVGLWLRFDPKTKSLFEGENSPYVFYTGVYILIAAGALMMVVGFFGCCGAIQESPCMLGLFFFFLLVIFAVEVAAGIWGFSNQSKVIEDITAFYRETYESYKNNKQDALKETLRLIQHGLNCCGPSGSIQDAPEETCPKKEGLDVLITKSCPDAIDEVFNSKLHIIGGVGIGIGMIMIFGMIFSMMLCCAIRKTREIV, from the exons ATGGGAGTTGATGGATGTTCCAAAGGTGTAAAATACCTAATGTTTCTCTTCAACTTTCTCTTCTGG ATTGCAGGTACAGGTGTCTTGGCTGTTGGACTTTGGCTGAGGTTTGACCCCAAGACTAAAAGCTTGTTTGAAGGAGAGAACTCGCCGTATGTCTTCTACACAG gCGTGTACATCCTCATTGCGGCTGGTGCTCTGATGATGGTCGTGGGGTTTTTCGGCTGCTGTGGTGCCATCCAGGAGTCTCCTTGCATGCTAGGATTG TTCTTCTTCTTTCTGTTGGTCATATTTGCTGTTGAAGTAGCTGCTGGAATTTGGGGCTTTTCCAACCAGTCCAAG GTTATTGAAGATATAACTGCTTTCTACCGGGAAACATATGAAAgctacaaaaacaacaaacaagatgCTCTGAAAGAGACACTCCGTCTCATCCAGCATGGA CTTAACTGTTGTGGCCCGTCAGGAAGCATCCAGGACGCTCCCGAAGAGACCTGCCCCAAAAAGGAGGGGCTTGATGTGCTCATTACAAAG agCTGCCCTGATGCCATTGATGAAGTCTTCAACTCCAAACTACATATTATTGGAGGTGTTGGAATTGGTATTGGAATGATCATG ATCTTCGGCATGATCTTCAGCATGATGCTTTGCTGTGCCATCCGGAAAACCCGGGAGATTGTGTGA
- the cfap161 gene encoding cilia- and flagella-associated protein 161 has protein sequence MAHVRTYNPRVRVGNWREDVTLEEDTLKDFILQKERGQLTVQKEGVLRQNILKPVSLSVSHDGFLHFGDTVMLVNSGGGGHDLRGPCALSIIADSSNIESHSGTNSVLHLLGPLQVGGANSMDPCVRNAFVITSVDGTSDGEMVRYDQNFALRTTAGFSGELYLASDYRTFQKYAKKSRLQELSLVDSNDFLCWWRVIYFDPLERLENEGYPVQANSKVLITHCKTNQCLAALGNHILWTPFGKEYELTAHTFLDTHKAERDVNHWLFVTGHPTNQNQSLLQLQQNPVITDEHREDTEPTQETEEQ, from the exons ATGGCTCATGTTCGGACCTACAATCCACGCGTGCGTGTTGGTAATTGGAGAGAAGACGTGACTTTAGAAGAG GATACTCTAAAGGACTTCATTCTTCAAAAAGAGAGAGGTCAACTCACCGTCCAGAAAGAAGGAGTTTTgagacaaaacattttgaaacca gtGAGTTTATCAGTGTCGCATGATGGCTTTTTGCACTTTGGAGACACAGTGATGCTGGTGAACTCCGGAGGTGGAGGTCATGACCTGCGTGGCCCCTGTGCCCTCAGCATCATTGCTGACAGCAGTAATATTGAGTCACATTCAGGTACAAATTCAGTCCTCCATCTTCTTGGGCCCCTCCAAGTCGGTGGAGCCAACAGCATGGATCCTTGTGTTAGAAACGCCTTTGTCATTACAAG CGTTGATGGGACCTCAGATGGAGAGATGGTCAGATATGATCAAAACTTTGCCCTTAGAACTACCGCAGGCTTTTCTGGAGAG CTCTACCTTGCCAGTGATTACAGAACTTTTCAGAAATATGCTAAGAAGTCTCGCCTGCAGGAGTTGAGCTTAGTAGACAGCAATGATTTCCTGTGCTGGTGGAGGGTGATTTATTTTGACCCCCTAGAAAGGCTTGAGAATGAGGGTTACCCTGTGCAG GCGAACAGCAAGGTTTTGATTACCCACTGTAAGACCAATCAGTGTCTGGCTGCTCTGGGCAATCACATCCTGTG gaCTCCATTTGGTAAAGAGTATGAACTCACAGCTCACACTTTCTTGGACACCCATAAAGCCGAGCGGGACGTTAACCATTGGCTGTTTGTCACGGGTCATCCtaccaatcagaatcaaagcCTACTGCAACTACAACAAAACCCTGTTATAACAGATGAACACAGGGAAGACACAGAGCCAACACAGGAGACAGAAGAACAATAA